In Pseudodesulfovibrio sp. S3, the DNA window CGAAGAGCGGGGTGTTCTCGTGGAACAGGTTCATGACGATGAGCGACGGGGACGCGTCCTCGGGCGTGATCATTTGATACTGGTTTTCGGGCAGCCGGTCATGGAAGAAGTCTTGCAGCTTCATGTCGCGGACCAGGCGGTTCAGCCCCGGCGGCACCTGTCCGGGGTGGCTTGCATAGGTCAGCGGCGAGGCGAGGACGCGATAGGCGACATCAAATCCCAGGGCCGCCATGGCCCGGCTCAGGAAATCCATTTGACAGTTGCCCAAAAAGTACAGCATTCTTATCCTTGTGAAATCGTTATCGGTACTGATGTCATATGCCACACCCCTCCTTCAAGGCAAGCCATGGGAAAACTGACCATTGAGACCTTCATCCTCGGTCCCCAGGAAACCAACTGTTACTTGCTCAGTATGGACGGGCAGGCCGTGGTGGTGGATGTGGGCATCGAGCCGGACAGGCTCCTTGATCGTATCGATGCGCTGAAGCTCGACCTTCAGGGGGTGTATCTGACTCATTTTCACATGGATCATATCGGCGGGGTCAAGGAGCTTCGTGAGAGATACCCGGTCCCGGTTTTTGCCAGCGACGGGGATGAGTTTCTCAAAGAGCTTTCCTTTGAGGCGGGCGGGGTCCGGGAATTCAACGGTTACATCGATTTTCCGTATACCCCGATAGCCCCCGGCAGGCGAACCGTCCTCGGTCAGACCATGCTCGTCCTGGACACGCCCGGCCATACGCCCGGCAGTCTCTC includes these proteins:
- a CDS encoding MBL fold metallo-hydrolase is translated as MGKLTIETFILGPQETNCYLLSMDGQAVVVDVGIEPDRLLDRIDALKLDLQGVYLTHFHMDHIGGVKELRERYPVPVFASDGDEFLKELSFEAGGVREFNGYIDFPYTPIAPGRRTVLGQTMLVLDTPGHTPGSLSYFFPAAGCVFVGDLLFMIAVGRTDLPRGNSADLLGSIRSRIFPLPAATRIYSGHGPMTTVVHERENNPHFLF